The following are from one region of the Ictalurus furcatus strain D&B chromosome 11, Billie_1.0, whole genome shotgun sequence genome:
- the stk35l gene encoding serine/threonine kinase 35, like, with product MDAAERQRKRMTRACKRSGEHGEHVPVLRSLSTGNVRAHNDTAAGAMEEGERGGGEEGEGDNPLEQKVSAPRYSLVREVGRGSYGVVYEAVARSSGTVVAVKKLRCDAPENVELALAEFWALTSLEKRHENVVQLEECVLQRNGMAQKMSHGNKRSRQYLRLVETSLKGERVLSSPEEPCYLWFVMEFCEGGDLNRFVLSRQPDPHTNASFMQQLSSAVAFLHQNNIVHRDLKPDNILISERSGAPVLKVADFGLSKVCAGLASGPGRCADAENKNKPGVNVNKFWLSSACGSDFYMAPEVWEGHYTAKADIFALGIIIWAMIERITFIDGESKREQLGTYVRQGTDIVPVGEALLENPKMVLSIPQRRRSHMSSGLRRLLQDMLAVNPQDRPDAQELHGRINRVICAG from the exons ATGGACGCTgcggagagacagagaaagcggATGACCAGGGCCTGTAAGCGCTCGGGAGAACACGGGGAACACGTCCCGGTCCTGCGCTCACTGAGCACCGGGAATGTCCGAGCTCATAACGACACCGCCGCCGGCGCCATggaggaaggagaaagaggaggaggagaagaaggagaaggagacaACCCGCTGGAGCAGAAGGTGTCGGCGCCGCGGTACAGCCTGGTGCGGGAGGTCGGCCGCGGCAGCTACGGCGTGGTGTACGAGGCGGTGGCGCGGAGCTCCGGCACCGTGGTGGCCGTCAAGAAGCTGCGCTGCGACGCGCCCGAGAACGTGGAGCTGGCGCTGGCCGAGTTCTGGGCCCTGACCAGCCTGGAGAAGCGGCACGAGAACGTGGTGCAGCTGGAGGAGTGCGTGCTCCAGAGGAACGGCATGGCGCAGAAGATGAGTCACGGCAACAAGCGCTCCAGACAGTACCTGCGCCTGGTGGAGACCTCCCTCAAAG GTGAGCGTGTGCTGTCGAGTCCGGAGGAGCCGTGCTACCTGTGGTTCGTGATGGAATTCTGCGAAGGAGGCGATCTGAACCGCTTCGTCCTGTCCCGGCAGCCCGACCCGCACACCAACGCCAGCTTCATGCAGCAGCTGAGCAGCGCCGTAGCGTTCCTGCACCAGAATAACATCGTGCACCGAGACCTGAAGCCAGACAACATCCTGATCTCGGAGCGTTCCGGAGCGCCGGTGCTCAAGGTGGCCGACTTCGGGCTGAGTAAAGTGTGCGCAGGACTCGCGTCCGGACCCGGACGCTGCGCCGACGccgagaacaaaaacaaacccggAGTCAACGTGAACAAGTTCTGGCTGTCGTCGGCGTGCGGGTCGGACTTCTACATGGCGCCCGAGGTGTGGGAAGGGCACTACACGGCCAAGGCAGACATCTTCGCCCTCGGCATCATCATCTGGGCCATGATCGAGCGGATCACCTTCATCGACGGCGAGTCGAAGCGCGAGCAGCTCGGGACGTATGTACGCCAGGGCACAGACATTGTACCTGTAGGCGAGGCGCTGCTCGAGAACCCGAAGATGGTTCTGAGCATCCCGCAGCGGCGGCGCTCGCACATGTCCTCCGGCCTCCGCAGACTCCTGCAGGACATGCTCGCCGTCAACCCGCAGGACCGACCCGATGCTCAGGAGCTCCACGGCAGGATCAATCGCGTCATCTGTGCTGGATGa